The Desulfovibrio sp. JC022 nucleotide sequence CGCTCCCATTGCCGCTTCCCTGATCCAGATGGCTATCTCACGCTCAAGGGAATATCTTGCGGATTCCACCGGGGCTGAAATTTCCCGCGATCCCAAGGCTCTGGCCTCCGCGCTCTACAAGCTGGATGCCACTGCGCGTAACATCCCCATGGATGCCAACCCCGCAACCGAGAATATGTTTATTGTCAATCCTTTCAGCGGCGGAAAGATGGCTAACTGGTTCAGTACCCACCCCTCTACCGAGGAACGTATTTCCAGATTGATGTCCATGGCTGGAAAATAGGACTTTTAAATAAGAAGACGGCGAAGCCTAATAAAAGTTTTTGGGATTCTTAAACCCTTTTTACAAAAAGGGTTTAAGGTCCCCGGCAGGGTCGCCGAAGGCTTTATATGTTTAAATCTTTTCTTAAAATATTTCTTCTTTCTTTACTGGCAGCAGTAATTGCCCAGCCGGCATTTGCCGCAAAAGATAATTCCCTGCGGGTGACACCTGTGGTTCGGGCGGTGCAGAAAACTGCCCCGGCTGTTGTGAATATCAACGTGACCCGCATTGTGGAACGCGGTGTTTCTCCTTTCGGACAGATGTTCGGAGGGCAGGGCTTTGATATGTTCTTTGACGGCTTTGAGACCCGCAAACGTAAATACCGTTCGCAATCCACCGGCTCCGGGGTGATCATTAATGGTCGCCGGGGACTGGTGCTGACCAATGCTCATGTTTTGGCAGGCGGCAGCGATATCAAGGTCAGGACTATCAGCGGTGAAGAATACTCTGCCGAGATTGTCGGCTCTGACGCAGATTTTGACCTTGCGGTGCTTAAAATCAAAGGTGCGGGCAATCTGCCGCAGGTTGCCATGGGTGATTCCTCGGATATTTATATCGGTGAAACGGTCATTGCTATCGGCAACCCCTTTGGCTACACCCACACGGTGACTACCGGGGTGGTTTCCGCGCTCAAGCGCGCGGTTAAATCAAAAGAGGGTGCGTATACAGATTTTATCCAGACCGACGCAGCCATTAACCCCGGTAACAGCGGCGGTCCGCTGCTGAATATCATGGGCGACCTGATCGGTATTAACTCTTTTATTCAGGCCCGTGCCGAGGGTATCGGCTTTGCCATTCCCATTAACCGGGCCAAACGGGTGGTTAAGGAGTTGCTTGAGTCCGGTAAGGTTTCCCCGGTCTGGCTGGGACTGAGCGGTCAGGATCTTGACCAGAGTTCGGCCAGTTATTTCGGCTTGTCCCGTGTCTATGGAATGCTGGTTACCGATGTGCATAAGGACACCCCGGCTGCTTATGCGGGCTTAAGACCCGGTGACGTTGTTCTGAAGATCAACGGAATTGAGGTAGAAGATAAGTCCGGCTATCTGGCTTTGCTCCGGGTGCAGACCCGCAGTGAGGATGTGGACCTTGAAGTGCTTCATGACGGCAAAATCCGCCATGTGGTAGTCCGTCCACAGTCACTTGAATCGCAGCAGGTCCGGTCACAGGCATGGTCCCGCTGGGGTATGGTTGTGGATAAGGATTCACGTGGACGCGGTATGCTGGTCAGCAAGGTGCGCAAGAACAGTGCCTCCGCAAGGCTCGGCCTTCAACCCGGCGATAAAATTCACCAGATCGGCAACCATCGCGTGGATTCGCAAAAGGATTTTCTCGACTCTTTTCTGCGCTATCGCATGAACAACAAGGTTATGCTTAAAATTCAGCGCGGACGTAACTTTTATTATGTGAAGCTGAATAGTTAGGAATAAGTTTTGATGAATTGAGAGAGGCGTGCAGTCCATTGCGGATTGCACGCCTTTTAATTTTTATTGGTATTCTTGAAGAACAGAGTAAACAGGCCCTTCGGGCGTGAGTACGCTTTTGTAGAGAGTGAAGCCGTTGATCTGTGCTTCGGGCAGTTCTATACCGTTGATTTTTTTTGCCAGCGCGGCCCAGTCATCCTGGGCTGCTTTTTTGACCCTGCCAAGAGTCAGATGGGCATGGCAGGATTTTTTGTTTGGCTCAAAGCCAAGTTTCGCCAGACCTGATTCAACTGCTGCGGCGGTGGAGCAGATTTCTTTTGCTCCCTGCTCCAGTCCGATCCAGATTACATGCGGCTTATCAGAGGCCGGGAAGAATCCTGCCCCTGCGGCTGTCATTTTAAAGTTTACAACCGGGATTTTTTTCAGTACTCCCTGCACCTCGGCAAGTTTGTCTTCCTCGACATAGCCTAGGAATTTGAGGGTGAAGTGCATGTTTTCAGGCTTGACCCATGCTATTTTGGATTCCAGCCCTTCGCGCAGGGGACCGTATGCTTCGCTTATCCTTTCCTTCCATTCCCCCGGCACGGGGTGTGCAATAAATGTGCGTATCTTTTTCATATTATCCCAGCCTGTTAAGGTGTTTATGAACCGGGTGTGGAAAAAGTGAAGAAGAATTTCAACATTCCGAACAATATATCATCATTATTACTGTTAGCGTTGGAGTTGTTTACGTAGGTCAGGTCCGGGACAATTGAAAAGTTGTCGGTGAGCTTGACCTGATAGTAGGTTTCATAATGGAACTCCATATCTTTGTTCGCAGTATGTTTGTTGCCTTGAACTCCACCCGCAGCAACGCCCCAGACATCCTGTTCCCTGCCGGGAATGGGGCCAAGCCAATGTGTACCTGCTGACCATGTCCAGGTGATGTTGTTCACTGCTCCGTTGCCCTTGCCCAGTCTGGCGAAGATTCCGAAGTCTTCAGTGATATCCTGATCCATGTTAAAGGCGATGCCCCAGTTTGTTGATTCTTCACTTCCGTCAATGCGCGGCTGGTCATAAGTGTTGGTCCAGCCGAAGA carries:
- a CDS encoding trypsin-like peptidase domain-containing protein; translation: MFKSFLKIFLLSLLAAVIAQPAFAAKDNSLRVTPVVRAVQKTAPAVVNINVTRIVERGVSPFGQMFGGQGFDMFFDGFETRKRKYRSQSTGSGVIINGRRGLVLTNAHVLAGGSDIKVRTISGEEYSAEIVGSDADFDLAVLKIKGAGNLPQVAMGDSSDIYIGETVIAIGNPFGYTHTVTTGVVSALKRAVKSKEGAYTDFIQTDAAINPGNSGGPLLNIMGDLIGINSFIQARAEGIGFAIPINRAKRVVKELLESGKVSPVWLGLSGQDLDQSSASYFGLSRVYGMLVTDVHKDTPAAYAGLRPGDVVLKINGIEVEDKSGYLALLRVQTRSEDVDLEVLHDGKIRHVVVRPQSLESQQVRSQAWSRWGMVVDKDSRGRGMLVSKVRKNSASARLGLQPGDKIHQIGNHRVDSQKDFLDSFLRYRMNNKVMLKIQRGRNFYYVKLNS
- the thpR gene encoding RNA 2',3'-cyclic phosphodiesterase, whose product is MKKIRTFIAHPVPGEWKERISEAYGPLREGLESKIAWVKPENMHFTLKFLGYVEEDKLAEVQGVLKKIPVVNFKMTAAGAGFFPASDKPHVIWIGLEQGAKEICSTAAAVESGLAKLGFEPNKKSCHAHLTLGRVKKAAQDDWAALAKKINGIELPEAQINGFTLYKSVLTPEGPVYSVLQEYQ